CAGGTGATGCCGGTGTTGATCTGACCGGAAGTGAAACAAACGGGGCCACGGGCCTGACGGGAGCAGAAGTGGCGCGGAAAGCGGTGGTTTTCCTGGGACCCTATCATCGTTATTCACGCGGTGATACGGCCTGTTTTGATGCTGAGTACGCAGAGAAACTGGTTGAGCGCCATATCGCGGTCTGGCCAAAAGATGCGAAGAAAGCGCTGAGTCCCCGCCAGGGAGCCGATGATCATGATACTGACATTGGATGACGTGAAAACCCAGCTCCGCCTGGAGCCGGATTTCACTGAGCATGACGATATGCTCACAAAAATGGTGGCGGCTGCGCAGAAGAGTATTGAGCGCGACTATTACTGCAAACTGGTGGGCAGCGATGACGAACTACAGGCGCTGCCGGAAGGTGTACGCGGTTTTGTAGCGGATGAGGATATCCAGCTGGCCATGCAGTATCTGGTCGGGGATGCGTATCTGAACGGTTTCACCGGTCAGTGGCTGGAGACGGCTGCGGTCCGGCACCTTCTTTTCCCGTTGCAGGAGAACACCGTATGAGCCTGAAGCCGGAAGAGATGACCTGCCGTCTTTCGATTGGGTATATGCAATCC
The Citrobacter arsenatis DNA segment above includes these coding regions:
- a CDS encoding head-tail connector protein, translating into MILTLDDVKTQLRLEPDFTEHDDMLTKMVAAAQKSIERDYYCKLVGSDDELQALPEGVRGFVADEDIQLAMQYLVGDAYLNGFTGQWLETAAVRHLLFPLQENTV